CAAGCCCATCGCCAAGAGAATGGCTTTGTCTTCTCATTGGCCTTAGGACGTAGCTTCGGTTCACCCCCCTCCCACCCTCCCCCACAAGGGGGGAGGAGCTAACAGCGCCGTTCTTCCCTGTTCCCCCTCCTGCACCCCCTCCCACCCCCCCGCTATCATCCCGGCATGACCACATCCCAGACGGACCTCGCCGCCCTGCTGAACCGTGAGGAGGCCGAGCGGGAACTGTTCGAGCTGCTGCGGATTCCCAGCGTGAGCGCCGACCCTGCGCACGCGGGCGACATGCACCGGGCCGCCGACTTTCTGCGCGCCAAGCTGGAGCGCCTGGGCTTCGCGGCGCGGGTGGACGCCACCGAGCACGGCGGGAAGGCCGGGCACCCGGTCGTGTACGCCGAGCGGCAAGGCGCGCCGGGCAGGCCGACCGTGCTGATCTACGGCCACTACGACGTGCAGCCCGAGGCGCCCGTGGAGGAGTGGACCTCGCCCCCGTTCGAGCCCACCGTGCGGGGCGGGCGCATCTACGCGCGCGGCAGCACCGACGACAAGGGGCAGGCGTACGCGCACGTCCGGGGCGCCGAACTGCTGCTCTCGCAGGGCGAGTTGCCCGTCAACGTCAAGTTCCTGCTCGAAGGCGAGGAGGAGGTCGGCAGCCCCAGCCTCGCCGCCTACCTGGGGGCGCACGCGGACGAGTTGAAAGCGGACGTGATCCTGATCTCCGACGGCTCGCGGTTCGCCCCCGACGTGCCCACCGTGACCTACGGGCTGCGCGGGCTGAGCTACGTGGAAATCCTCGTGCAGGGGGCGAGCCGGGACCTGCACTCGGGCTCGTACGGCGGGGCGGCGCCCAACCCCATCAACGCGCTCGCCGAGATCATCTCGAAGCTCAAGGACGACCACGGGCGCGTGACCATTCCCGGTTTCTACGACGGGGTGGAGGAGCTGACCCCCGAAGAGCGCGAGATGTGGGCCCGTCTGCCACACTCGGACGAGGAGTTCGCGGCCTCCATCGGCGTGCCTGCCCTGCCCGGAGAGGAAGGGTACACGACCCTGGAGCGGTTGTGGGCGCGGCCCACCCTCGACGTGAACGGCATCTGGGGCGGCTACCAGGGCGAGGGCAGCAAGACGGTGATCGCGGCGAAAGCCGGTGCCAAGGTGTCCATGCGCCTCGTGCCCGGGCAGGACCCCGAGCGCATCACCCGCCTGATCCAGGAATACGTGCCCACCATCGCGCCGCAGGGGGTGAAGGTCGAGGTGAGGGCCCTGCACGGCGGCCAGCCCGTCAAGGTGGACCTCGACTCGCCGTATATCAAGGCCGCCGACCGGGCACTGCAAAGGGTGTACGGCAAGCCCGCCGCCTTCGCGCGCACGGGCGGTTCCATCCCCATCGTCGCCGACTTTCGCCGTCTGCTCGGCGCTCCCGTCCTCCTCGTGGATTTCGGCCTGAACGAGGACGCGCCCCACTCGCCCAACGAGAGCTTCGCGCTGGAGGATTACCACAACGGGATTCTGACGAGCGCGTATCTGCTTCAGGAATTGGGCGAGTGAGGTTGGTGGTGAGTGGGCAGTGGTTGGTGGATGGAGCAAAAGCACGTTGTCATGCTGAGCGCGGCGAAGCCTCTCGCCTTCCACGCCGGAGACCCTTCGCTCCGCTCAGGGTGACAGGCTTTGTTATGCCGAGTGCGCCAG
This Deinococcus aestuarii DNA region includes the following protein-coding sequences:
- a CDS encoding dipeptidase, with product MTTSQTDLAALLNREEAERELFELLRIPSVSADPAHAGDMHRAADFLRAKLERLGFAARVDATEHGGKAGHPVVYAERQGAPGRPTVLIYGHYDVQPEAPVEEWTSPPFEPTVRGGRIYARGSTDDKGQAYAHVRGAELLLSQGELPVNVKFLLEGEEEVGSPSLAAYLGAHADELKADVILISDGSRFAPDVPTVTYGLRGLSYVEILVQGASRDLHSGSYGGAAPNPINALAEIISKLKDDHGRVTIPGFYDGVEELTPEEREMWARLPHSDEEFAASIGVPALPGEEGYTTLERLWARPTLDVNGIWGGYQGEGSKTVIAAKAGAKVSMRLVPGQDPERITRLIQEYVPTIAPQGVKVEVRALHGGQPVKVDLDSPYIKAADRALQRVYGKPAAFARTGGSIPIVADFRRLLGAPVLLVDFGLNEDAPHSPNESFALEDYHNGILTSAYLLQELGE